The sequence CTTCGCTATACCCTTTGGATTGTGATTGAGCTTGCCTTGATGGCGACAGATTTAGCGGAAGTCATCGGCTCAGGGATTGCCCTTCACCTCCTCTTTGGTTGGCCTCTGCTCTTTTCCATTCTGATTACTATCTTTGATGTCTTCCTATTACTGGGGCTCATGCATCTAGGATTTCGAAAGATCGAGGCCATCGTTTCAACCTTGATCCTCACGATCCTAGCAATTTTCGGCTATCTAGTTTTCCTATCGAAACCAGATATCGGAGGAATCTTCGCTGGCTTCCTCCCTAAAAAAGAAGTGTTGGGAATCGGTCTTCCAAAAGGAAATGAAGCCTTAACCTTGGCACTTGGAATCATTGGTGCAACAGTAATGCCTCACAACCTCTATCTCCACTCTTCCATTTCGCAAACGCGAAAAGTCGATTACAAGGATCCAGCAGATATCAAACGGGCAGTGCGCTTTATGACCTGGGATTCAAATATTGAATTGAGTTTGGCTTTCGTTGTCAACTCCCTCCTCTTGATTCTTGGAGCGGCCCTCTTCTTTGGTCATGGAGATAAAATCGGTGCTTTCTCTAGCATGTACAATGCCCTCAAGGACAACCATATTGCCGGTGCTATCGCTAGTCCCTTCTTATCCACCCTCTTTGCCATCGCATTGTTAGCCAGTGGTCAAAATTCAACCATTACTGGGACCTTAACCGGTCAAATCGTTATGGAAGGTTTCTTACGATTCCGCTTACCACAATGGGTCGTTCGTCTCATGACTCGGATCATTGCCCTTCTTCCTGTCATCGTCGTTGCAATTTTATTCGGTGACCAAGAACATGTCCTCGATGACCTTCTGGTTTATTCTCAAGTCTTCCTATCAGCGGCTCTTCCTTTTTCTATCTTCCCTTTGGTTTATTTTACTTCCAACAAAGGAATCATGGGAGAGCATGTCAATGCGAAGTGGAATACTTTCTTAGGCTACCTCGTTGCCATAATCTTAACTATCTTAAATTTCAATTTGATTGTGACAACTTTTATCAAATAAAGAAACCAGCACTTTTTTCGTGCTGGTTTTCTTTTAAAATCTTGCTTATGATTTCCATCAACCCACTATTTTCCCCAAAATTTCCTGATTAAATTTTAAAGAGGGAATATTTTTAAATATCCATTTTTTATGAAAAAAACTGCTATTGCTCTCATCGCCCGTCTTTCTTAACTTTGTGAAAATTGAAGCCATTTTTTATTTTTAGAAAAATCGATTGAGTTGTCCATTTTTTTTTTTTTAGAGTATAATGCTTATTGTTGGTTAGGTAAAGTTATTTAAATAGTAAAATATTTTACTCAACAAATTAATGTTAATATGTTCAAATCGAAATAGAAGGAATCTTATGGCAAGACAAAGACAAACAACAACAAAGATTGACTTAAGAAATGCACTTTCACAGCTACTATTACAGCAAAATTTTGAAAGCATCACTATTCGTGAATTGACAGAAAAAGCTGGGATTAATCGAGGTACCTTCTACTTGCACTATGTCGACAAATACGATATGTTTGAACAAATGAAAACAGAATTAGTGCAAGAATTGGATAGTCTTTTTGTTGAAGGAAGCCCAGTAAAAGTTAATTTTCTCAATGTTTTGACAAGGATTAAAGAAAATTACGATTTTATCTATGCTCTTTCACAATCTAGTTACTTGGACTTCCGTAAATTTGTTAGAGGCTTTACACTTCATGCATTAGATGATACCCCTAATGCTAAGGAGCACATCATTGCAGATTTCCAGGTTCCTTACAAGTATGGTCTAGAAATTTTCATAGCTACGATTGAATCTGTTATTGTGACCTGGCTAGAATCGGGTGCAAAAGAAGATCCAATTGAAATCGCAACTATTATTCTCAGCATTTCTGATTTCACGAGCTGGAACTAAGTCTCCTGAACCTTCCCCATCATGTACTGACCCCAAAAGTTAGAGTTATTGTATCTAACTTTTGAGTCACAGTTCATAATGGCGGGAAGGTTTTTCGTTTACAGAAAAAAACTGGATAATTTTTCTTTCAAACTCTTTATCCAGCTCCTAATTTCTTATTTTTTCTTTGCCAACATAGTCGCAAATCGGAGTTGAATCCGATTGCCATTCTCATCTCGACGATGGAGGTGGCCAGGATTTTCATTGTATTTGACCAATTCCCAATCCTTGTAATACTCCGCTAATTCTCCTTCTTTAAAAGTGAACGAGAAGGGCATTTGGCAGGGATAATCTTCTGTATCCATGGCACAAACAATGAGATTGTAGCCCCCTGGATTGGTATGCTCTTGCATATTGCGGATGATCGCCGGGATTCGATCAGCCTCTAAAAACATGAGGA comes from Streptococcus parasanguinis ATCC 15912 and encodes:
- a CDS encoding Nramp family divalent metal transporter, which produces MSLQQFERKSLQEINQSIDVPKGIPFWKTLLLFSGPGSLVAVGYMDPGNWITSVVGGAQYRYLLLSVVLLSSLIAMQLQQMAGKLGIVHRKDLAQTTAHHLPKWLRYTLWIVIELALMATDLAEVIGSGIALHLLFGWPLLFSILITIFDVFLLLGLMHLGFRKIEAIVSTLILTILAIFGYLVFLSKPDIGGIFAGFLPKKEVLGIGLPKGNEALTLALGIIGATVMPHNLYLHSSISQTRKVDYKDPADIKRAVRFMTWDSNIELSLAFVVNSLLLILGAALFFGHGDKIGAFSSMYNALKDNHIAGAIASPFLSTLFAIALLASGQNSTITGTLTGQIVMEGFLRFRLPQWVVRLMTRIIALLPVIVVAILFGDQEHVLDDLLVYSQVFLSAALPFSIFPLVYFTSNKGIMGEHVNAKWNTFLGYLVAIILTILNFNLIVTTFIK
- a CDS encoding TetR/AcrR family transcriptional regulator, with translation MARQRQTTTKIDLRNALSQLLLQQNFESITIRELTEKAGINRGTFYLHYVDKYDMFEQMKTELVQELDSLFVEGSPVKVNFLNVLTRIKENYDFIYALSQSSYLDFRKFVRGFTLHALDDTPNAKEHIIADFQVPYKYGLEIFIATIESVIVTWLESGAKEDPIEIATIILSISDFTSWN